A window of Gemmatimonadota bacterium contains these coding sequences:
- a CDS encoding helix-turn-helix transcriptional regulator: protein MTRRELYDKQIAGDKIRRWQRESGLQGQEIAKMVGISAPYFSDIRKGKQRGSIPVLAKIADVLGRSVEDLLTDQKAGQETIQVTELRKALQPIFKSETDDIIEGIQLWRSAPHNFKAAFRSLLDV, encoded by the coding sequence ATGACAAGGCGAGAGCTTTATGATAAACAAATAGCAGGTGATAAGATTCGGCGCTGGCAACGCGAATCGGGTTTACAGGGCCAGGAGATCGCCAAGATGGTTGGGATTAGTGCGCCCTATTTCAGCGATATTCGAAAGGGCAAACAGCGCGGGTCAATTCCCGTGTTGGCAAAAATTGCAGATGTGTTGGGCAGAAGTGTCGAAGATTTGTTGACAGATCAAAAAGCAGGTCAGGAGACCATACAGGTCACCGAACTGAGGAAAGCATTGCAGCCGATATTCAAATCAGAAACCGATGATATTATTGAGGGGATTCAACTCTGGCGGAGCGCACCACACAATTTCAAGGCTGCGTTTCGATCCTTGCT